A portion of the Streptomyces erythrochromogenes genome contains these proteins:
- a CDS encoding TolB family protein gives MTLQRRILIFAVALAVLTTVGLLAVLRASSAAGQKDRTRADGPRTAPGDVSLAPDDGGRRIVFRNMAWGPHRDELTAVPADAPERARTASGVSCLRFHAAGGTGICLQADRSGVQDGYRAVVLDARLQEVAARPLAGIPTRARVSPGGRLAAWTVFVGGDSYAGTDFSTRTSVLDLRTGRFDASLEDFTIHKDGRPYRSSDVNFWGVTFADDERTFYATMATGGRTHLVRGDLAERTVTALRENVECPSLSPDGTRVVFKKRVAGLPAEAPWRLHVLDLASGAETPLAEERSVDDQAVWTDRGTVVYSLPGDFGADLYAVPADGSGAPARLMDSALAPAFLG, from the coding sequence ATGACCCTGCAGCGCCGGATCCTGATCTTCGCCGTCGCCCTCGCCGTGCTCACGACCGTGGGCCTGCTCGCCGTCCTGCGGGCCTCCTCCGCGGCCGGGCAGAAGGACCGGACCCGCGCGGACGGTCCCCGCACCGCCCCGGGCGACGTCTCGCTCGCCCCGGACGACGGGGGCCGGCGGATCGTCTTCCGGAACATGGCCTGGGGCCCGCACCGGGACGAGCTCACCGCGGTCCCGGCCGACGCGCCGGAGCGGGCGCGCACCGCGTCCGGGGTGAGCTGCCTGCGCTTCCACGCGGCCGGCGGCACCGGCATCTGCCTCCAGGCCGACAGGAGCGGGGTCCAGGACGGCTATCGGGCCGTCGTCCTCGACGCCCGCCTCCAGGAGGTCGCCGCCCGTCCGCTGGCGGGGATCCCCACCCGCGCCCGGGTGTCGCCCGGCGGGCGCCTGGCCGCCTGGACCGTCTTCGTCGGCGGGGATTCGTACGCGGGTACGGACTTCTCGACGCGGACCTCGGTGCTCGACCTGCGCACCGGCAGGTTCGACGCCTCTCTGGAGGACTTCACGATCCACAAGGACGGCAGGCCGTACCGCAGCTCCGACGTGAACTTCTGGGGTGTGACCTTCGCCGACGACGAGCGGACCTTCTACGCGACCATGGCCACCGGCGGCCGGACCCACCTGGTCCGCGGCGACCTGGCAGAGCGCACGGTGACCGCCCTGCGCGAGAACGTCGAGTGTCCGTCGCTGTCGCCCGACGGGACCCGGGTGGTGTTCAAGAAGCGGGTGGCGGGCCTGCCGGCCGAGGCGCCCTGGCGGCTGCACGTCCTGGACCTGGCCTCCGGCGCCGAGACCCCGCTCGCCGAGGAGCGCAGCGTCGACGACCAGGCCGTGTGGACGGACCGCGGCACGGTCGTCTACTCCCTGCCGGGGGACTTCGGCGCCGATCTGTACGCCGTACCGGCCGACGGGAGCGGAGCCCCCGCCCGGCTGATGGACTCGGCCCTCGCCCCGGCCTTCCTCGGATGA
- a CDS encoding (2Fe-2S)-binding protein, which translates to MDDVLRRLADVGPFFTVAYGQEPPGPGYRPLTALYSGQLVPYVAEVGRRIGSGPGRVAASTAQFGIASRLWSIGLGCAALAGRVPDLAADRVWWRQPDEGSLRLWLPEPAGRPAEGLGESVLGNLALLETALRERYGVSPTVLRGNAASGLVGALRVLIDRVPGGAAPGLVRDLLAEDGALAGTGEFIHEEGLGVAFVRRSCCLYYRVPGGGGLCGDCVLRTRRSG; encoded by the coding sequence ATGGACGACGTACTGCGGCGACTGGCCGACGTGGGGCCCTTCTTCACCGTCGCGTACGGGCAGGAGCCGCCAGGGCCCGGCTACCGGCCGCTCACGGCGCTGTACAGCGGGCAACTCGTGCCGTACGTGGCCGAGGTGGGCCGCCGCATCGGCAGCGGACCCGGCAGGGTGGCCGCCTCGACCGCCCAGTTCGGGATCGCCTCCCGGCTGTGGTCGATCGGCCTGGGGTGCGCGGCCCTGGCCGGTCGGGTGCCGGACCTGGCCGCCGACCGGGTGTGGTGGCGGCAGCCGGACGAAGGGTCGCTCCGGCTCTGGCTGCCCGAGCCCGCAGGCCGGCCCGCCGAGGGCCTCGGGGAGTCGGTCCTGGGGAACCTGGCCCTGCTGGAGACGGCTCTGCGGGAGCGCTACGGGGTCTCCCCGACGGTCCTGCGGGGGAACGCCGCGTCCGGGCTGGTCGGCGCGCTGCGGGTGCTGATCGACCGGGTCCCGGGCGGCGCGGCCCCCGGGCTGGTGCGCGACCTGCTGGCCGAGGACGGCGCGCTCGCCGGCACCGGCGAGTTCATCCACGAGGAGGGGCTCGGCGTGGCCTTCGTACGGCGCAGCTGCTGCCTCTACTACCGGGTCCCGGGCGGCGGCGGCCTGTGCGGCGACTGCGTCCTGCGCACCCGGCGGAGTGGCTGA
- a CDS encoding tyrosinase family protein, giving the protein MHVRQNQKNLTSAQKKRFTAAVLELKRSGAYDALVRTHDKYFVPDRDRKLRVGHMSPSFFPWHRLYLLEFEKQLQQLDPGVSVPYWDWTTDTSPVSSLWADDFLGGTGRSTDRKVMTGPFAYDKGNWTVTVGITESAFLTRNLGRPQNPIALPTPAELQWAIDDPVYDVSPWDSTATAGGFRNKLEGWAAPRSERWRNHNKVHQWIGGHMTGGTAPNDPAFWLHHAFVDLIWDRWQRKHPRSGYLPAAPPAVGDLQRGRVIALDEPMPPWDVTPREVLGHQGLYRYE; this is encoded by the coding sequence CCGCGGCGGTACTTGAGCTGAAGCGCAGCGGCGCCTACGACGCACTGGTGCGCACCCACGACAAGTACTTCGTGCCCGACCGCGACCGCAAGCTGCGCGTCGGGCACATGTCGCCGTCCTTCTTCCCGTGGCACCGGCTCTACCTGCTGGAGTTCGAGAAGCAGCTGCAGCAGCTCGACCCGGGCGTGTCCGTCCCGTACTGGGACTGGACCACCGACACCAGCCCCGTCTCCTCGCTCTGGGCGGACGACTTCCTCGGCGGCACCGGCCGTTCGACCGACCGCAAGGTGATGACCGGGCCGTTCGCCTACGACAAGGGCAACTGGACGGTGACCGTGGGCATCACGGAGTCCGCGTTCCTCACCCGCAACCTGGGCAGGCCGCAGAACCCGATCGCCCTGCCCACCCCGGCCGAACTCCAGTGGGCGATCGACGACCCGGTCTACGACGTCTCGCCCTGGGACTCCACGGCCACGGCGGGCGGATTCCGCAACAAGCTGGAGGGCTGGGCGGCCCCCAGGAGCGAGCGCTGGCGCAACCACAACAAGGTCCACCAGTGGATCGGCGGCCACATGACGGGCGGTACGGCGCCCAACGACCCGGCGTTCTGGCTGCACCACGCCTTCGTGGACCTGATCTGGGACCGCTGGCAGCGCAAGCACCCGCGCTCCGGCTACCTGCCCGCGGCGCCCCCGGCCGTCGGCGACCTCCAGCGCGGCCGGGTGATCGCCCTCGACGAGCCGATGCCGCCCTGGGACGTCACCCCGCGCGAGGTCCTCGGCCACCAGGGCCTGTACCGCTACGAATGA
- a CDS encoding VOC family protein encodes MLRGFATINFWADDLEAAKAWYTEVLGTAPYFERPGYAEFRIGDYQHEIGLVDRRYAPPGAAKEPGGAVAYWVVDDLPGVRRRLLELGAEEYQPVTAHGDGGFVTAAVTDPFGNVLGIMRNPHYVEILEGATPDPA; translated from the coding sequence ATGCTGCGCGGTTTTGCGACGATCAACTTCTGGGCCGACGACCTGGAGGCGGCGAAGGCCTGGTACACCGAGGTGCTGGGGACCGCGCCGTACTTCGAGCGACCGGGGTACGCGGAGTTCCGCATCGGCGACTACCAGCACGAGATCGGCCTCGTCGACCGCCGTTACGCCCCGCCGGGCGCCGCCAAGGAGCCGGGCGGGGCGGTGGCCTACTGGGTCGTCGACGACCTCCCGGGGGTCCGCCGGCGGCTTCTGGAGCTGGGGGCCGAGGAGTACCAGCCCGTGACCGCGCACGGTGACGGCGGGTTCGTCACGGCGGCGGTCACCGACCCCTTCGGCAACGTGCTGGGGATCATGCGCAACCCGCACTACGTGGAGATCCTCGAAGGGGCGACGCCGGACCCCGCCTGA
- a CDS encoding alpha/beta hydrolase family protein, translating to MTASTPHQPASLTRRAALTGLAAGAGALAVGSTACTAAAVPAPSAPSAPSASASDPAPGAMKLFADPGFNFAGLLALGAAGMRASEVGEVLTAVNAINAAGLSEQTYTDTFRSWGDKLAAPPAAGRDGGGTPSQTRRFRSLRAAQYYAQALFYVLGTDEPGDEEAVYRAGRKAWDTFARLCTPAAVTDSVRWGRTRLPLWFFSPDGPAERRPTVILTNGSDGQNLDMWTYGVSAALDRGWNALVYDGPGQGQLLFVEEIPFTTRWETVVSPIVDWLLRREDVDGDRIAITGLSMGGNLAPRAAAFEHRLAAVVAQPGCLSPWLGFDKELRDIVTPDKAETNRIWNEEVVPELTPQLAFTVKKRFEVFDRQALRQARGGKVLTDLWTPAQVAIGLDITKVVGRIKAPTLVLDYDFEQFYPGQPREMYELLRTRREYVKLTKATGAQLHCSPMAPQQHCDVVFDWLADVLQR from the coding sequence ATGACCGCAAGCACACCGCACCAGCCCGCGTCCCTCACCCGCCGCGCCGCCCTGACCGGGCTGGCCGCGGGAGCCGGGGCGCTCGCCGTCGGGAGCACCGCCTGCACCGCGGCCGCCGTGCCCGCGCCGTCCGCGCCGTCCGCGCCTTCCGCGTCGGCCTCGGATCCGGCGCCTGGAGCGATGAAGCTCTTCGCCGACCCCGGCTTCAACTTCGCGGGGCTGCTCGCCCTCGGAGCCGCCGGCATGCGCGCCTCCGAGGTCGGCGAGGTGCTCACCGCGGTCAACGCCATCAACGCGGCCGGTCTTTCGGAGCAGACGTACACCGACACCTTCCGGTCCTGGGGCGACAAGCTCGCCGCGCCGCCGGCCGCCGGGCGGGACGGCGGCGGGACACCGTCGCAGACCCGTCGCTTCCGCTCGCTGCGGGCGGCCCAGTACTACGCCCAGGCGCTGTTCTACGTACTGGGCACCGACGAGCCGGGTGACGAGGAGGCGGTCTACCGGGCGGGACGCAAGGCCTGGGACACCTTCGCGAGGCTCTGCACGCCGGCCGCCGTCACGGACAGCGTCCGGTGGGGCAGGACCCGGCTGCCGCTCTGGTTCTTCAGCCCGGACGGTCCCGCCGAGCGGCGCCCCACCGTCATCCTGACCAACGGCAGTGACGGGCAGAACCTCGACATGTGGACCTACGGCGTGTCCGCGGCCCTCGACCGGGGCTGGAACGCACTCGTCTACGACGGCCCCGGCCAGGGGCAGTTGCTGTTCGTGGAGGAGATCCCCTTCACCACCCGCTGGGAGACGGTGGTCAGCCCGATCGTCGACTGGCTGCTCCGGCGCGAGGACGTGGACGGCGACCGGATCGCCATCACCGGACTGAGCATGGGCGGCAACCTCGCCCCGCGCGCCGCCGCCTTCGAGCACCGGCTCGCCGCCGTCGTCGCGCAGCCCGGATGCCTCAGCCCCTGGCTCGGCTTCGACAAGGAGCTGCGCGACATCGTCACGCCCGACAAGGCGGAGACCAACCGGATCTGGAACGAGGAGGTCGTTCCGGAACTGACCCCCCAGCTGGCCTTCACCGTCAAGAAGCGCTTCGAGGTCTTCGACCGGCAGGCGCTGCGCCAGGCGCGCGGGGGCAAGGTCCTCACGGACCTGTGGACACCGGCTCAGGTGGCCATCGGTCTCGACATCACCAAGGTGGTCGGGCGGATCAAGGCCCCGACGCTCGTCCTGGACTACGACTTCGAGCAGTTCTACCCGGGCCAGCCGCGCGAGATGTACGAACTGCTCCGCACGCGGCGGGAGTACGTGAAACTGACGAAGGCCACCGGGGCGCAGTTGCACTGCTCCCCGATGGCCCCGCAGCAGCACTGCGACGTCGTCTTCGACTGGCTCGCCGACGTGCTCCAGCGCTAG
- a CDS encoding alpha/beta hydrolase has protein sequence MSYAPEGQQHQPYRPEGHNPQQPYGDRYGRPYGQQPHGQSPYAEQYGGQPQPYGQQPQGQWEQEQPEPPRRRSRGRRWLIAGVSVLALAGIAAGVMAYYEIPPFTDKGSAVSFGQDGGGKGSGQGGAGSQQPASSKMLMPTGPAADFKNSMTLADGTHVAVTTLDGKKSGFKGKVWVWAPKEYNDPKFAKSGFPVMIALPGGAGYPSNYWMGTDLGLQTSISKWYAEGKSKPFLLAMPVLNPGPDDKGVYWDGSDIPGQPKMGTWLTEDVPDLMKANFRTVKSRDGWAFMGSSTGGFAGMKAVLKHPDKFKAVIASGPDIVPDSSLWKGHDKEKAENNPELLAKQLIDAKGPDVYIAFQVGDNESNKKTLPDVQKFVSTFGNKGPVHTSLRVIPGGRHNAKTYVPSMGEGPIQYISKVMEGPVE, from the coding sequence ATGTCGTACGCACCCGAGGGGCAGCAGCACCAGCCTTACAGGCCGGAGGGGCACAACCCGCAGCAGCCCTACGGCGACCGGTACGGCCGGCCGTACGGGCAGCAGCCGCACGGACAGTCCCCTTACGCGGAGCAGTACGGCGGGCAGCCCCAGCCGTACGGGCAGCAGCCGCAGGGCCAGTGGGAGCAGGAGCAGCCCGAGCCCCCGCGCCGCAGGTCCCGGGGCCGGCGCTGGCTGATCGCCGGTGTTTCGGTCCTCGCGCTGGCGGGCATAGCCGCCGGCGTCATGGCCTACTACGAGATACCCCCCTTCACCGACAAGGGCTCGGCGGTGTCCTTCGGACAGGACGGGGGCGGCAAGGGCTCCGGGCAGGGCGGCGCGGGGTCCCAGCAGCCGGCGAGCTCCAAGATGCTGATGCCGACCGGGCCGGCGGCCGATTTCAAGAACTCGATGACCCTGGCCGACGGCACGCACGTGGCCGTGACCACCCTGGACGGCAAGAAGTCCGGCTTCAAGGGCAAGGTCTGGGTCTGGGCCCCCAAGGAGTACAACGACCCGAAGTTCGCCAAGAGCGGCTTCCCGGTCATGATCGCCCTCCCGGGCGGCGCCGGTTACCCGAGCAACTACTGGATGGGCACCGACCTCGGCCTGCAGACCAGCATCAGCAAGTGGTACGCGGAGGGGAAGAGCAAGCCCTTCCTGCTGGCCATGCCGGTGCTCAATCCCGGCCCGGACGACAAGGGCGTCTACTGGGACGGCTCCGACATCCCCGGCCAGCCGAAGATGGGCACCTGGCTGACCGAGGACGTCCCGGACCTGATGAAGGCGAATTTCCGCACGGTGAAGTCCCGTGACGGCTGGGCCTTCATGGGTTCCTCCACCGGCGGGTTCGCGGGCATGAAGGCGGTGCTGAAGCACCCGGACAAGTTCAAGGCCGTGATCGCCTCCGGCCCGGACATCGTCCCGGACTCCTCCCTGTGGAAGGGCCACGACAAGGAGAAGGCCGAGAACAACCCGGAGCTGCTGGCCAAGCAGCTCATCGACGCCAAGGGCCCGGACGTCTACATCGCCTTCCAGGTCGGCGACAACGAGAGCAACAAGAAGACCCTGCCGGACGTGCAGAAGTTCGTCTCCACCTTCGGCAACAAGGGGCCCGTGCACACCAGCCTGCGGGTGATCCCGGGCGGCCGGCACAACGCCAAGACCTACGTCCCGAGCATGGGCGAGGGGCCGATCCAGTACATCAGCAAGGTCATGGAAGGACCGGTCGAGTAG
- a CDS encoding chaplin — translation MSRIAKAFAITAVTGSAVVAGAGLAVADAGAHGAAVGSPGVLSGNLLQVPVHVPVNVCGNTVNVIGLLNPAFGNTCVNASGGGDHHTEDAGYGH, via the coding sequence ATGTCGCGTATCGCGAAGGCATTCGCCATCACCGCTGTCACCGGTAGCGCCGTGGTCGCCGGTGCGGGCCTGGCTGTCGCCGATGCCGGAGCGCACGGTGCGGCGGTCGGCTCCCCCGGTGTTCTGTCGGGCAACCTGCTCCAGGTCCCGGTGCACGTCCCGGTCAACGTCTGCGGCAACACCGTGAACGTGATCGGCCTGCTGAACCCCGCGTTCGGCAACACCTGCGTCAACGCGTCGGGCGGCGGCGACCACCACACCGAGGATGCGGGCTACGGCCACTGA
- a CDS encoding GNAT family N-acetyltransferase → MPVPVHLAGRTVRLEPLAPHHTEALAVAGAEDRTTYAFTPVPHGVQASHEYIDRALADQAAGRSLPFAIVRATDGRVVGSTRFLELDYWQGPLVWPAVPGVPFGDPATAIPDAAEIGNTWLSPTAQGTGINTEAKLLMLRHAFETWGVRRISLRADARNGRSRAAMERLGFTCEGVRRAHSRGLDGAVRSTAFYSILDEEWPAVRSIIELRLSAGAQRKRRRKTLIPA, encoded by the coding sequence GTGCCCGTACCCGTACACCTCGCGGGCCGCACCGTGCGGCTCGAGCCCCTCGCACCCCACCACACCGAGGCCCTGGCCGTGGCCGGTGCCGAGGATCGTACGACTTACGCCTTCACCCCCGTACCCCATGGGGTGCAGGCGTCACACGAGTACATCGACCGCGCCCTCGCCGATCAGGCCGCGGGTCGATCGCTCCCGTTCGCCATCGTCAGAGCCACTGACGGGCGCGTGGTCGGTTCGACCCGGTTCCTGGAACTCGACTACTGGCAGGGGCCACTGGTGTGGCCCGCCGTGCCGGGCGTCCCGTTCGGCGATCCTGCGACGGCGATCCCCGATGCCGCCGAGATCGGCAATACCTGGCTGTCCCCGACCGCCCAGGGCACCGGCATCAACACCGAGGCGAAGCTGCTCATGCTCCGCCACGCCTTCGAGACCTGGGGTGTCCGGCGCATCTCGCTGCGCGCCGATGCGCGCAACGGCCGGTCGCGGGCTGCGATGGAACGCCTCGGCTTCACTTGCGAGGGGGTCCGCCGGGCCCATTCGCGGGGGCTGGACGGCGCCGTCCGCAGTACCGCCTTCTACTCGATCCTCGACGAGGAGTGGCCGGCCGTACGGTCGATCATCGAGCTGAGGCTGTCGGCGGGGGCGCAGCGCAAGCGCCGCCGCAAGACCCTGATCCCGGCCTAG
- a CDS encoding alpha/beta fold hydrolase — MKPQFGNGVTLVFDDLGPRAGAPVILIHGHPFNRTMWAPQTAALTAAGYRVITPDLRGYGDSPVLPGKVLLADLADDLAALLAGLGIEQVVVGGVSMGGQIAMEMRLRHPGLVRALVLSDTSPAPETEAGAKLRRETAERLVAEGMRPYAEEVIDKMLAPYNVTGMPGAAARVTAMMCATDPEGAAAAQRGRAERPDYRPVLAGAAEPCLVLVGADDVFTPVAEAEALHALLPHSVLAVIEGAGHLPGVEQPEAFNRVLLEFLAGL, encoded by the coding sequence ATGAAGCCCCAATTTGGCAATGGTGTGACGCTGGTTTTCGACGACTTGGGTCCCCGCGCCGGAGCGCCCGTAATCCTGATCCACGGACATCCCTTCAACCGCACGATGTGGGCCCCCCAGACGGCCGCCCTCACGGCCGCCGGATACCGTGTGATCACGCCTGACCTGCGAGGATACGGAGACAGTCCGGTCCTGCCGGGCAAGGTCCTGCTCGCCGATCTCGCGGACGATCTCGCCGCCCTCCTCGCCGGGCTGGGCATCGAACAGGTGGTCGTCGGTGGTGTGTCCATGGGCGGTCAGATCGCGATGGAGATGCGGCTGCGCCACCCGGGTCTGGTACGGGCCCTCGTGCTCTCCGACACCTCCCCGGCGCCCGAGACGGAAGCCGGGGCGAAACTGCGCCGGGAGACCGCCGAACGACTGGTCGCCGAGGGCATGCGGCCCTACGCCGAAGAGGTGATCGACAAGATGCTGGCGCCCTACAACGTGACCGGCATGCCCGGGGCCGCCGCCCGGGTCACGGCCATGATGTGCGCGACCGACCCCGAGGGCGCGGCCGCCGCACAGCGAGGCCGGGCCGAGCGCCCCGACTACCGGCCGGTGCTCGCCGGCGCCGCCGAGCCCTGCCTGGTGCTGGTCGGCGCCGACGACGTCTTCACCCCGGTCGCGGAGGCCGAGGCCCTGCACGCGCTGCTGCCGCACTCGGTCCTCGCCGTGATCGAGGGGGCGGGGCACCTGCCGGGGGTGGAGCAGCCGGAGGCCTTCAACCGGGTGCTGCTGGAGTTCCTCGCCGGCCTCTGA
- a CDS encoding carboxylesterase/lipase family protein yields the protein MGAEGVAAGVGRPRVATGAGVVEGRTGADGISVFLGIPYAAPPVGTLRLAPPAPAAAWDGVREAAAFGPTAPKVPYPPTFAALLPDPVIPGDDFLNVNVWTPEPAPGAGLPVMVWIHGGAHTRGSSAVPVYDGSAFARDGVVLVSFNFRLGVLGYGLFPDAPANRGLLDQVAALEWVRDNIAAFGGDPARVTLFGESAGAISIGALLAAPRAAGLFHQAVLQSGAPEALPRPRVRAMVRRMASLLKVEATAAAFTAASLPDLMAAQAAVLRRSGPLLGGPAFGLVVDPDTLPVDPLDALTAEEGPASGAVPLLFGWTTEEYRLWLAPTGGMRLLDRMGPLAVALARTRTGKDRAAVAALRTALPAAGPAELAGQLFTDRLLRDPLRRLAGARRAAPSFLYEFAWCSGVPGLGACHALELGFVFDALSVPEAGWLAGRETPQELADEMHGAWVRFATTGDPGWAPWNGDGPPKVFGGPEPERAEEPAATRPVLP from the coding sequence ATGGGTGCAGAGGGCGTCGCCGCCGGCGTCGGCCGGCCGCGGGTCGCGACCGGGGCCGGCGTGGTCGAGGGCCGTACCGGGGCCGACGGGATCTCCGTCTTCCTGGGCATCCCGTACGCGGCCCCACCCGTCGGCACCCTCCGCCTGGCGCCACCCGCGCCTGCGGCCGCCTGGGACGGCGTGCGCGAGGCCGCGGCCTTCGGGCCGACGGCACCCAAAGTGCCCTACCCGCCCACGTTCGCGGCCCTGCTGCCCGACCCGGTGATCCCCGGCGACGACTTCCTGAACGTGAACGTCTGGACCCCCGAGCCGGCCCCCGGGGCCGGCCTGCCGGTCATGGTGTGGATCCACGGCGGGGCGCACACCCGCGGCTCCTCGGCCGTGCCCGTCTACGACGGATCCGCCTTCGCCCGCGACGGCGTCGTGCTGGTCTCCTTCAACTTCCGCCTCGGCGTCCTCGGCTACGGGCTCTTCCCCGACGCACCGGCCAACCGGGGCCTGCTGGACCAGGTCGCCGCCCTCGAATGGGTCCGCGACAACATCGCCGCCTTCGGGGGAGACCCGGCCCGCGTCACCCTCTTCGGCGAATCCGCCGGAGCCATCAGCATCGGCGCCCTCCTGGCTGCCCCCCGCGCGGCCGGCCTCTTCCACCAGGCGGTCCTGCAGAGCGGGGCTCCCGAGGCCCTGCCGCGCCCCCGGGTGCGGGCCATGGTCCGGCGGATGGCCTCGCTGCTGAAGGTGGAGGCCACCGCCGCGGCCTTCACCGCCGCTTCCCTGCCCGACCTGATGGCCGCCCAGGCAGCCGTCCTGCGCAGATCGGGCCCCCTCCTCGGTGGACCCGCCTTCGGCCTGGTCGTCGACCCGGACACGCTGCCCGTGGACCCCCTCGACGCCCTGACCGCCGAGGAGGGCCCGGCTTCCGGCGCGGTGCCGCTGCTGTTCGGATGGACCACCGAGGAGTACCGGCTCTGGCTCGCCCCGACCGGGGGCATGCGGCTGCTGGACCGGATGGGGCCGCTCGCCGTGGCACTGGCCCGCACCCGGACCGGCAAGGACCGGGCTGCCGTCGCTGCGCTGCGCACCGCCCTGCCGGCGGCCGGTCCGGCCGAGCTGGCCGGGCAGCTGTTCACCGACCGGCTGCTGCGCGATCCGCTGCGCAGGCTCGCCGGGGCCCGGCGGGCGGCGCCGAGCTTCCTGTACGAGTTCGCCTGGTGCTCGGGCGTCCCGGGGCTCGGGGCGTGCCATGCCCTGGAGCTCGGCTTCGTGTTCGACGCCCTGTCCGTGCCCGAGGCCGGGTGGCTGGCCGGGCGGGAGACCCCGCAGGAGCTGGCCGACGAGATGCACGGGGCGTGGGTGCGGTTCGCGACGACGGGCGACCCGGGCTGGGCGCCCTGGAACGGCGACGGCCCGCCGAAGGTGTTCGGCGGGCCGGAGCCGGAGCGGGCGGAGGAGCCGGCGGCTACTCGACCGGTCCTTCCATGA